In the genome of Saprospira sp. CCB-QB6, one region contains:
- a CDS encoding MFS transporter — protein MRDLELGLRANSYQFTLLVFINALVGALLGLERSVFGPYIEACFGIAAEEALFYFIMAFGLAKATANYFAGLLMQLWERKRVLLLGWALALPIPFLFAFSPSWELIILANLLLGLNQGFAWSSTVVMKIDLAGAKDRGLAMGINESAGYLALAFSAYATAAYLGPLNDLLFWGALIFVLLGGLLSAVFVRETAPYALLEQTDLPSLSGEEEAASAWTTFKKVSFLEASLSSVTFAGWVNNLNDGMIWGLLPILLLEHDLLPDEIGWVTALYPAVWGLGQLATGKLADKVPTKVLIRRGMYMQAFSILGFAYSSDLLSFMLSSFFLGLGTALVYPSFLVAISRLSPAQKRAEYIGIFRLWRDLGYLFGALFSALLWYFFGLMACFYGIAALTFLAALMVQIRMRMI, from the coding sequence ATGAGAGATTTAGAATTGGGTTTGCGAGCAAATAGCTATCAGTTTACTTTATTGGTTTTTATCAATGCTTTGGTTGGGGCATTATTGGGTTTGGAGCGTTCTGTTTTTGGTCCATATATAGAGGCCTGTTTTGGGATTGCGGCTGAAGAGGCTTTGTTTTACTTTATTATGGCTTTTGGTTTGGCTAAGGCAACGGCCAATTATTTTGCGGGTTTATTGATGCAGTTGTGGGAGCGTAAGCGGGTGTTGTTATTGGGGTGGGCTTTGGCGCTGCCGATTCCCTTTCTCTTTGCTTTTTCGCCAAGTTGGGAGTTAATTATTTTGGCCAATTTGCTTTTGGGGCTAAATCAGGGCTTTGCTTGGAGCAGTACAGTAGTCATGAAAATTGATCTGGCTGGGGCTAAGGATCGAGGTTTAGCGATGGGCATCAATGAGTCGGCAGGTTATTTGGCTTTGGCCTTTTCTGCTTATGCCACGGCGGCCTATTTGGGGCCATTAAATGATCTTTTATTTTGGGGGGCATTGATTTTTGTCCTTTTAGGAGGCTTGCTGTCGGCGGTTTTTGTCCGAGAAACAGCTCCTTATGCGCTTTTAGAACAAACAGATTTACCCAGTTTGAGTGGAGAAGAAGAGGCGGCCTCGGCTTGGACGACCTTTAAAAAAGTCAGTTTTTTAGAGGCTAGTTTGAGTTCTGTAACTTTTGCAGGTTGGGTCAATAACCTCAATGACGGCATGATTTGGGGCTTGCTCCCTATTTTATTATTAGAGCATGATTTATTGCCAGATGAAATTGGTTGGGTAACAGCTCTTTATCCAGCCGTTTGGGGCTTGGGTCAGTTGGCTACAGGCAAACTAGCCGATAAAGTGCCCACCAAAGTACTCATTCGCCGTGGAATGTATATGCAGGCCTTTTCCATTTTGGGCTTTGCCTATAGTTCCGATCTACTCAGTTTTATGCTTTCTAGCTTTTTCTTGGGTTTAGGAACGGCCTTAGTGTATCCTAGTTTTTTAGTGGCGATTAGCCGATTGAGCCCCGCACAAAAGCGAGCAGAATACATTGGGATTTTTCGCTTGTGGAGAGATCTAGGCTATTTGTTTGGTGCCCTTTTTTCTGCTCTGCTTTGGTATTTCTTTGGCTTAATGGCTTGTTTTTATGGCATTGCTGCCCTTACTTTTTTGGCGGCCTTAATGGTGCAAATCAGAATGCGGATGATTTAA
- a CDS encoding DUF2490 domain-containing protein: MKTLGATHLLFILALLFSGQSSWAQSDTTSVRPINNWFNFQVGGKAGKGKWTAELQIRRENWLENWDALMLAGFYHYPLSKNIQLSGVFTFRQTYPGGSMPRPVREYRPWAQLKIKQPLGKGFKLVHRYRYEHQIKEKWALEGTEWQQNDWNYTPRFRYLLKLAYRLPNSPLGFAAYEEIYIKANNRHEQWHFMRNRLYAGATYDLEKFAFQLGYLHQLDYYPQDGRPNTLYPILFFQTVAKI; the protein is encoded by the coding sequence ATGAAAACTTTAGGCGCCACTCACTTACTTTTTATTTTGGCTCTCCTTTTTTCAGGCCAATCTAGTTGGGCGCAAAGTGACACGACTTCTGTTCGCCCAATTAACAATTGGTTCAATTTTCAAGTTGGTGGCAAAGCGGGTAAAGGCAAATGGACCGCAGAGCTGCAAATTCGCCGAGAAAACTGGCTGGAAAACTGGGATGCCCTCATGCTAGCAGGCTTTTATCATTACCCCCTAAGCAAAAATATTCAACTTTCTGGGGTGTTTACCTTTCGCCAAACTTATCCTGGCGGTAGTATGCCGCGACCCGTCCGCGAATACCGCCCTTGGGCTCAGCTGAAAATTAAACAGCCCCTAGGCAAGGGCTTTAAATTGGTCCACCGCTATCGCTACGAGCACCAAATCAAGGAAAAATGGGCCCTAGAAGGGACCGAATGGCAGCAAAACGACTGGAATTACACCCCCCGCTTTCGCTATTTGCTCAAACTCGCCTACCGCCTGCCCAATTCTCCCCTCGGTTTTGCCGCCTATGAAGAGATTTATATTAAGGCCAATAATCGTCACGAACAATGGCACTTTATGCGCAACCGTCTGTATGCAGGAGCCACTTACGATTTAGAAAAATTCGCCTTTCAACTGGGCTATCTACATCAGCTAGATTATTATCCTCAGGATGGTCGACCCAATACACTTTATCCCATCCTGTTTTTCCAAACTGTAGCCAAGATTTAA
- a CDS encoding heme/hemin ABC transporter substrate-binding protein — translation MKTIHYSFLFFALFLFSACQNEQAKPTTEQEAPAEETPKRIVSLNGSLTELLYQLDLGQQVVGVDVTSSYPEAAQTLPKLGHVNKLNVEAVLGLQPDYILVDSNALASPAIQQLAQSAEIEVVAVPVPQRLDGALASAKALAQKLSIAQEKITALEEKIKKDQKALTEFLAQQKASPKVLFIYARGSKVIMASGQNTPMAKMIELAGGQNAVNDFEDFKPLTPESVLASQPDILLLFNSGLASLTQAEKSAEEALLSLPALVETPAAKHKRIISMEGHYLSGFGPRAAKAALELAQSLETQMDK, via the coding sequence ATGAAAACGATTCATTATTCTTTCCTATTTTTTGCTCTTTTTCTCTTTTCTGCCTGCCAAAATGAACAGGCAAAACCAACCACAGAGCAAGAAGCTCCAGCAGAAGAAACGCCCAAACGCATTGTTTCTCTAAATGGTAGCCTAACCGAATTGCTCTACCAACTCGATTTGGGTCAACAAGTTGTGGGAGTAGATGTAACCAGCAGTTACCCAGAAGCAGCCCAAACCCTACCCAAATTGGGCCATGTCAATAAACTAAATGTAGAAGCGGTGTTAGGCCTTCAACCCGATTATATTTTGGTTGATTCCAATGCTTTGGCCAGTCCCGCCATTCAGCAATTGGCCCAATCTGCAGAAATAGAGGTTGTGGCGGTTCCCGTTCCTCAACGTCTAGATGGCGCATTAGCTAGCGCAAAAGCCTTAGCCCAAAAACTCTCTATCGCTCAAGAAAAAATCACAGCCCTAGAAGAAAAGATTAAAAAAGACCAAAAAGCCCTAACTGAGTTTTTGGCCCAACAAAAAGCTAGCCCCAAGGTCCTTTTTATTTATGCTCGTGGCAGCAAAGTCATCATGGCCTCTGGACAAAATACCCCCATGGCCAAAATGATTGAATTGGCTGGTGGACAAAATGCTGTAAACGATTTTGAGGACTTTAAGCCCTTGACGCCAGAATCTGTTTTGGCCAGCCAACCTGATATCCTACTTCTATTTAATTCAGGACTCGCCTCTCTAACCCAAGCAGAAAAATCTGCAGAAGAAGCCCTCCTTAGCTTACCCGCTTTAGTAGAAACTCCAGCCGCCAAGCATAAACGCATCATTTCTATGGAAGGCCATTACCTCTCTGGTTTTGGACCAAGAGCCGCAAAAGCTGCCCTAGAACTAGCCCAAAGCTTAGAAACACAAATGGACAAATAG
- a CDS encoding HmuY family protein, translated as MKKFNLLFSALLGASSLFAQTVETVSVGPSYQDATYYRLSDGQTKSLAHGNWQFAFSVFGQQDAAIFVNEGASLGGTAVKLHLSSTTDFATTVDPNTDLVQELSNPEQNWSEGAFNTASNTSAFDYGWGSYQMSNHQIIGDKVFVLELSDGSYKKLMIDSLVSGSYYFRYADLDGSNLVQTQVNKADHSGQTLAYYSIDSASTLQAAELNGGWDLLFSRYGTLIDDGQGGQMAYGVTGVLAHKDLEVAEAAGVNPSQVQVSSYQDSFATEPLTIVGHDWKSYDFSSGWVIPSDLVYFFRTSDQNIWKIQFIDFEGSSTGVSRLQKENLGPLSIFQAPNAAVKGIKLFPQPARQQNIQLLLEPTQNATYEIQIYNTLGQTIWSKQYNLQQGLQQLELPTAQLSGGQYILQIRQGEQTSAQPFLLLD; from the coding sequence ATGAAAAAATTCAACCTTCTTTTTTCAGCCCTTTTGGGCGCTAGTAGTCTGTTTGCTCAGACCGTAGAAACTGTTTCTGTAGGCCCTAGCTACCAAGATGCTACTTATTATCGCCTATCTGACGGCCAAACCAAAAGCCTTGCTCACGGCAACTGGCAGTTTGCCTTTTCGGTTTTTGGTCAACAAGATGCCGCCATTTTTGTCAATGAAGGCGCTAGTTTAGGAGGCACCGCTGTAAAACTACACCTAAGTAGCACTACTGATTTTGCGACTACTGTAGACCCTAATACAGATTTGGTCCAAGAACTTTCTAATCCCGAGCAAAATTGGTCGGAAGGGGCTTTTAATACGGCCAGCAATACCTCTGCTTTTGATTATGGTTGGGGAAGTTACCAAATGAGCAACCACCAAATTATTGGCGACAAAGTATTTGTACTAGAGCTTAGCGATGGCAGCTACAAAAAACTCATGATCGACTCTTTGGTTTCAGGCAGCTATTATTTCCGCTATGCTGATCTAGATGGCAGTAACCTGGTCCAAACACAAGTCAATAAAGCCGACCATAGCGGCCAAACCCTAGCCTATTATTCTATCGATTCTGCCTCTACCCTACAAGCAGCCGAACTCAACGGCGGTTGGGACCTCCTTTTCTCGAGATACGGCACCCTAATCGACGATGGCCAAGGCGGACAAATGGCCTATGGCGTTACTGGTGTTTTAGCACATAAAGATCTAGAAGTAGCCGAAGCCGCTGGCGTTAACCCTAGCCAAGTTCAAGTGAGCAGCTACCAAGATAGCTTCGCCACAGAACCACTTACTATTGTTGGTCACGATTGGAAAAGCTATGATTTCTCCTCTGGATGGGTCATTCCTAGCGATCTAGTCTATTTCTTCAGAACTAGTGACCAAAATATCTGGAAAATCCAATTTATCGACTTTGAAGGCTCTTCTACTGGCGTTAGCCGCCTACAAAAAGAGAATCTTGGTCCCCTTTCTATTTTCCAAGCGCCAAATGCCGCAGTAAAAGGAATCAAACTATTTCCTCAACCTGCCCGCCAGCAAAATATTCAGCTTTTGCTAGAGCCTACCCAAAACGCAACTTACGAAATTCAAATCTATAATACACTTGGCCAAACTATTTGGTCTAAGCAATACAACTTGCAGCAAGGTTTGCAGCAGCTAGAATTGCCCACCGCCCAACTTTCTGGCGGGCAATATATTCTCCAAATTCGTCAGGGAGAACAGACTAGCGCCCAACCTTTCCTGTTGCTTGATTAG
- the cmk gene encoding (d)CMP kinase, with translation MPSQKIIIALDGFAACGKSTLAKSLAKKLNYIYVDTGAMYRAVTLYFLNQEVSLDDEQAIAQALDNIRIDFRHRAGANHCFLNGEDVEEEIRKMHVSKWVSPVAAISAVRRFLVKQQQAMGRFKGLVMDGRDIGTVVFPEAELKLFMTASYEVRSQRRLAELQAKGLSASLEEVRENLMERDEIDSSREDSPLRKADDAITIDNSELSMNEQLDLALDLAYKAIEKKKCSVSATVLV, from the coding sequence ATGCCTAGCCAAAAAATTATTATTGCTCTAGATGGTTTTGCCGCTTGTGGAAAAAGCACCCTTGCTAAATCCTTGGCCAAAAAATTAAATTACATCTATGTAGATACTGGGGCAATGTATCGTGCCGTAACCCTCTATTTCCTCAATCAAGAAGTTTCCTTAGACGATGAGCAAGCAATTGCTCAAGCTCTGGATAATATTCGGATTGATTTCCGCCATAGAGCAGGAGCTAACCATTGCTTCCTCAATGGCGAAGATGTAGAAGAGGAAATCCGTAAAATGCACGTCTCTAAATGGGTAAGCCCAGTAGCCGCCATCTCCGCTGTTCGCCGCTTTTTGGTCAAACAACAACAGGCTATGGGCCGCTTTAAAGGATTAGTAATGGATGGCCGCGATATTGGCACTGTTGTCTTTCCCGAAGCCGAACTCAAGCTGTTTATGACCGCTAGCTATGAGGTCCGCAGCCAACGCCGCCTAGCCGAATTACAAGCTAAGGGACTCAGCGCTTCCCTAGAAGAAGTTCGAGAAAACCTCATGGAAAGAGATGAAATCGACTCTAGCCGAGAAGATAGCCCCCTACGCAAAGCCGATGATGCAATTACTATTGATAATAGCGAGCTGAGCATGAATGAACAATTAGATTTGGCCCTCGATTTGGCCTATAAAGCTATCGAAAAAAAAAAGTGCTCAGTTAGTGCAACTGTTCTAGTCTAA